One segment of Ipomoea triloba cultivar NCNSP0323 chromosome 12, ASM357664v1 DNA contains the following:
- the LOC116000512 gene encoding uncharacterized RNA-binding protein C17H9.04c, translated as MGGGGGGGGSGGGGGGGGREGDWECSGCGNRNYAFRSFCNRCKQPRLLVDNKTPPDSKWLPRIGDWICTGCTNNNYASREKCKKCGQPKEVAAMPAISIPGATLPTHSNYFSGVQGALQQNTHIGFIGNGAIQQSLPLTSHWSLGAGDKFGSQPADHYGVQPASRWPLVGNNTSGVPYADQANQLLAVPKGWRHGDWICKCGFHNYSSRAQCKRCNASMPPASSSSFGSPAVTALGTKRLASEELHDLENKRLNAGHTFGLQPSYPGLQSIGSSGGSHVSGMYSTFGSGNPMVLPNLQANLQILPAAPTLLGKGAKQWRDGDWMCTNCNNHNYASRSHCNRCKTQRDTVTQPVSVA; from the exons ATGggaggcggcggcggtggaGGTGGTAGtgggggaggaggaggaggaggaggtagAGAAGGAGATTGGGAGTGTAGCGGATGCGGGAACAGAAACTACGCCTTCAGAAGCTTCTGCAACCGATGTAAGCAGCCTCGACTCCTGGTCGACAACAAAACTCCTCCCGATTCCAAGTGGCTCCCTCGAATCGGCGATTGGATCTGTACCG GTTGCACTAACAACAACTATGCATCAAGAGAAAAGTGCAAGAAATGCGGACAACCAAAGGAGGTAGCAGCAATGCCAGCAATTTCAATCCCTGGTGCAACTCTCCCTActcattcaaattatttttcggGGGTACAAGGAGCATTGCAGCAAAATACACACATTGGCTTCATAGGAAATGGAGCAATCCAACAGTCACTGCCTTTGACCTCCCACTGGTCTTTAGGAGCTGGTGATAAATTTGGAAGTCAACCTGCCGATCATTACGGGGTGCAGCCAGCTTCTAGATGGCCTTTGGTTGGGAATAACACTTCTGGAGTTCCATATGCAGACCAGGCCAACCAACTTCTTGCAGTTCCAAAAGGATGGCGTCATGGTGACTGGATTTGCAAATGTGGGTTCCACAATTATTCTTCTCGAGCACAG TGTAAAAGGTGTAATGCTTCTATGCCACCAGCATCATCCTCTTCTTTTGGCAGCCCGGCAGTTACAG CTCTTGGGACAAAACGTTTAGCGTCAGAAGAACTTCATGACTTGGAAAACAAGAGGCTAAATGCCGGACAT ACATTTGGGCTGCAGCCGTCATATCCAGGACTTCAGTCAATAGGGAGTTCTGGTGGAAGTCACGTATCTGGAATGTATTCAACCTTTGGAAGTGGAAACCCAATGGTGCTTCCAAATTTGCAGGCCAACCTACAGATACTGCCTGCAGCACCGACACTCCTCGGGAAGGG GGCTAAGCAATGGCGTGATGGGGATTGGATGTGCACAAActgcaataatcacaattatGCATCTCGATCACATTGTAATAG GTGCAAGACACAGAGAGACACGGTCACTCAACCAGTCAGTGTTGCATAG
- the LOC116000524 gene encoding golgin candidate 5-like translates to MAGEDGIDMSALKSELTETDTNWKQEMEKSQCEVDALQAKLLEVKDCTQDSEEDEKKELDVLWRRVRTAATLMTHLKVKARVLAVPHLAHMICGIKQLDGTGLVDRNGIPLPGWSRDVDLPAFDDSDEEAWIKLSSEQGSLHDQDGAYITELLRCVQTVTDVMENLVKRVILAESETAVEKKKVTVGEEEIRKKALEIENMSIKLEEMERFAMGTNCILNEMRQRVEDLVEETAQQRQRAAENEQELCRVKRDFESLKSYVNSLISVRETLLSSEKQFQTIERLFERLVEKTTQLESEKMQKEAEVQKLMEENVKLTALLDKKEAQLLAMNEQCKVMALSASNI, encoded by the exons ATGGCGGGAGAGGATGGTATTGATATGTCAGCTCTGAAGTCTGAATTGACCGAAACTGATACTAATTGGAAACAAGAAATGGAAAAGAGCCAGTGCGAGGTGGATGCGTTGCAAGCAAAACTTTTAGAGGTAAAAGATTGCACGCAGGATtcagaagaagatgaaaagaaGGAGTTAGATGTTCTCTGGCGAAGAGTCAGAACTGCTGCAACATTGATGACACACTTGAAAGTAAAAGCTAGAGTCCTTGCTGTTCCTCATTTGGCCCATATGATATGTGGTATCAAACAACTAGATGGAACGGGACTTGTTGACAGAAATGGCATTCCATTGCCTGGCTGGTCTAGGGATGTAGATCTACCCGCTTTTGATGATTCAGATGAGGAAGCATGGATTAAACTTTCTAGTGAACAAGGTTCTCTTCATGATCAAGATGGAGCTTATATTACTGAATTACTGAGGTGTGTACAGACAGTTACAGACGTTATGGAAAATCTTGTTAAGAGGGTTATACTGGCTGAATCGGAGACTGCTGTTGAGAAGAAGAAGGTGACTGTAGGTGAGGAAGAGATTAGAAAGAAGGCACTCGAAATTGAAAACATGTCTATTAAGTTAGAAGAGATGGAAAGATTTGCAATGGGTACAAACTGTATCTTAAATGAGATGCGCCAGAGAGTTGAAGATTTAGTTGAAGAAACTGCTCAACAGAGGCAAAGAGCTGCAGAAAATGAGCAAGAGCTTTGTCGTGTTAAGCGAGACTTTGAATCTCTGAAGTCCTATGTTAATAGTCTTATTAGTGTGAGAGAAACACTCCTCTCATCAGAAAAGCAATTTCAGACAATTGAAAGGCTCTTTGAACG GCTGGTTGAGAAAACAACTCAGTTGGAGAGTGAGAAGATGCAAAAAGAGGCCGAAGTACAGAAGCTTATGGAAGAGAATGTGAAGTTAACTGCTTTACTTGACAAGAAAGAGGCCCAACTCCTAGCAATGAATGAACAATGCAAGGTTATGGCACTGAGTGCTTCTAATATCTAG
- the LOC115998807 gene encoding auxin-responsive protein SAUR50-like — protein MALKKTAAQTTAIKQIIKRCSSFGKKQHGYDDGTGLPHDVPKGHFVVYVGENRSRYVIPISWLSHPEFQSLLHRAAEEFGFSHDMGLTIPCDEHDFCSVISIIRS, from the coding sequence atggctCTGAAGAAAACAGCGGCCCAGACGACGGCAATCAAGCAGATCATCAAGAGGTGTTCCAGTTTCGGGAAGAAACAACATGGGTACGATGACGGCACCGGTTTGCCGCATGATGTCCCAAAAGGCCACTTCGTGGTTTACGTGGGAGAGAACCGGAGCCGATACGTTATCCCCATTTCGTGGCTGAGCCACCCGGAGTTTCAGTCGTTGCTCCACAGAGCCGCCGAGGAATTCGGCTTTAGCCACGATATGGGCCTCACTATCCCCTGCGACGAACACGATTTCTGCTCCGTCATCTCCATCATCAGATCATAA
- the LOC115999923 gene encoding small nuclear ribonucleoprotein SmD3b-like — MSRSLGIPVKLLHEATGHIVTVEMKSGELYRGSMVECEDNWNCQLESITYTAKDGRVSQLEHVFIRGSKVRFMIIPDMLKNAPMFKRLEAKIKGKGTSLGVGRGRAIAMRAKAQAAGRGAAPGRGVVPPVRR; from the exons ATGAGTAGGAGCTTGGGGATCCCGGTGAAGCTTCTCCATGAGGCGACGGGGCACATTGTGACGGTGGAGATGAAGAGCGGCGAGCTCTACAGAGGAAGCATGGTGGAGTGCGAGGACAACTGGAATTGCCAGCTCGAGAGCATCACTTACACAGCTAAA GATGGAAGAGTTTCACAACTTGAGCATGTTTTTATTCGAGGCAGCAAAGTCAG GTTCATGATAATTCCTGATATGCTTAAGAATGCTCCTATGTTCAAGCGTCTAGAAGCTAAAATCAAG GGCAAAGGTACATCACTTGGAGTTGGACGGGGACGTGCTATTGCTATGCGGGCCAAA GCACAGGCCGCAGGTCGTGGGGCTGCACCTGGCAGAGGTGTTGTGCCACCTGTAAGGAGGTGA
- the LOC115999876 gene encoding peptidyl-prolyl cis-trans isomerase Pin1-like, whose product MKTDSDRKRKSDSVTSTDRAEKVKRKTEMSSSSVSGDKVRASHILIKHQGSRRKASWKDPEGDAICKRTKEDAVAQLKSLREDIVSGKADFKDVASRYSDCSSAKRGGDLGKFGRGQMQKPFEAATYALKVGEISDIVDTDSGSHIIMRTG is encoded by the exons ATGAAAACGGATTCAGATCGAAAGAGGAAGAGTGATTCGGTGACGTCTACGGATCGAGCGGAGAAGGTCAAGAGGAAGACCGAGATGTCGTCGTCCTCCGTTTCCGGCGACAAGGTTAGGGCTTCGCACATACTGATAAAGCATCAGGGCTCGCGTCGCAAGGCATCATGGAAAGATCCGGAAGGAGACGCCATCTGCAAAAGGACCAAAGAAGACGCCGTTGCTCAGCTCAAATCCCTTCGCGAAGACATCGTCTCCGGCAAGGCCGACTTCAAGGACGTAGCCTCCCGCTACTCCGATTGCAGTTCCGCCAAACGCGGCGGCGATCTCG GTAAATTTGGGAGGGGTCAGATGCAGAAACCTTTTGAAGCAGCAACATATGCGCTAAAGGTTGGTGAGATAAGTGACATTGTAGATACTGATAGCGGTTCTCACATTATCATGAGAACAGGTTGA
- the LOC116000471 gene encoding protein BASIC PENTACYSTEINE6-like, whose product MMDHNNLTIKTYMAIMAERDAAIRERNMALEERKRAFAERDMAMLQRDAAIAERNAAIQERDEAISALHLQESSMNDNNFVPESPGNRIVGEAKHIHYQQQMHHMIDSTAYDPAETLTSDPSRVTDLTTENAKPRRVRQTKESKPMSAKRPRAGKRTAESLNRQVISTSDDCSNGNDLDNDEERNKQLETWKENLGLNQINFDESAMPVPVCSCTGTPQPCYKWGSGGWQSACCTTSISMYPLPLVSNKRYSRVGGRKMSGGAFSKLLNRLAAEGYDLSVPLDLKDHWAKHGTNRYSTIK is encoded by the exons ATGATG GACCACAACAACTTGACTATAAAGACATATATGGCCATCATGGCCGAGAGGGATGCTGCCATCCGAGAGCGGAACATGGCTCTAGAGGAGAGGAAGAGGGCTTTTGCTGAGAGAGACATGGCAATGCTGCAGAGGGATGCTGCAATTGCAGAGCGCAATGCAGCAATACAGGAACGCGATGAGGCCATTTCTGCCCTTCATTTGCAAGAGAGCTCCATGAACGACAACAATTTTGTTCCCGAGTCACCAGGAAATAGAATAGTAGGTGAAGCAAAGCATATTCATTACCAGCAGCAGATGCATCACATGATCGACAGTACTGCTTATGATCCAGCTGAAACTCTCACAAGTGACCCCTCGAGAGTTACTGATCTTACTACTGAAAATGCCAAGCCTAGGAGGGTAAGACAAACAAAAGAAAGCAAGCCAATGTCAGCCAAGAGGCCAAGGGCTGGTAAAAGAACAGCAGAGAGTTTGAATAGGCAGGTAATTTCTACATCTGACGATTGCAGTAACGGGAATGATTTGGACAATGATGAGGAAAGGAATAAGCAGCTTGAGACATGGAaagagaatttgggtttgaacCAAATTAATTTTGACGAGTCTGCAATGCCAGTTCCTGTTTGCTCCTGTACTGGAACACCCCAGCCATGCTACAAATGGGGAAGTGGTGGGTGGCAATCAGCTTGTTGCACAACTTCCATATCCATGTACCCACTACCACTAGTATCAAACAAGCGCTATTCCCGAGTTGGTGGCAGAAAGATGAGTGGTGGTGCCTTCAGTAAATTGCTGAATCGCCTTGCTGCTGAGGGTTATGACCTCTCTGTTCCTCTTGATCTGAAGGACCACTGGGCTAAGCATGGCACTAATCGGTACAGCACAATAAAATAG
- the LOC116000030 gene encoding NAC domain-containing protein 105-like — translation MIMADESCAVPPGFRFHPTDEELVGYYLRKKIASQRIDLDVIRDIDLYRIEPWDLQYKCRIGYEEQNEWYFFSHKDKKYPTGTRTNRATMAGFWKATGRDKAIYHKSKIIGMRKTLVFYKGRAPNGRKTDWIMHEYRLESQNNSPPQEEGWVVCRAFKKRMAGQARINAETWESSRKPSNETSVIMDPADYYITTRQTTPTTFISSHHHHSFLRSKQDLSSSCNNLTDQFIHLPQLQSPSHPPPLQNPATSPSVPPESYNKFHGSNIEEEDENNNRVSDWRALDKLVASQLNHDDNPDDDQKRYNGGGLKNQDNSDVGLLLLQSGGIWEDGDDDINRFFSSNPDCNNIGICLFDK, via the exons ATGATAATGGCGGATGAATCGTGTGCGGTTCCACCGGGATTTCGATTCCATCCGACGGATGAGGAGCTTGTGGGGTACTATCTCAGGAAGAAGATTGCATCTCAGAGAATTGATCTTGACGTTATTAGAGATATTGATCTCTACAGGATTGAACCCTGGGATCTTCAGT ATAAATGTCGGATTGGGTATGAAGAGCAAAACGAGTGGTATTTCTTTAGCCACAAGGATAAGAAGTATCCGACGGGGACGAGGACGAACAGGGCGACTATGGCGGGATTCTGGAAGGCGACAGGGAGAGACAAGGCTATTTATCATAAATCCAAGATTATTGGCATGAGGAAAACCCTTGTCTTCTACAAAGGGAGGGCGCCAAATGGCCGCAAAACTGACTGGATCATGCATGAATACCGCCTTGAATCtcaaaataattccccaccacAG GAAGAAGGATGGGTGGTGTGTCGTGCATTCAAGAAAAGAATGGCGGGTCAAGCAAGGATCAATGCTGAAACCTGGGAATCATCAAGAAAACCTAGCAATGAAACCTCAGTGATAATGGATCCTGCCGATTATTACATCACCACCCGACAAACCACACCGACCACTTTCATTTCCTCCCATCATCATCACAGTTTCTTGCGCAGCAAGCAAGACCTCTCATCATCATGCAATAATCTCACCGATCAATTTATACACCTCCCGCAGCTACAGAGCCCCTCCCACCCTCCGCCGCTCCAAAACCCGGCCACCTCTCCGTCAGTGCCGCCGGAAAGTTATAATAAGTTCCATGGAAGTAACATagaagaagaggatgaaaataataatagagtGAGTGATTGGAGGGCTCTTGATAAGCTTGTTGCTTCCCAGTTGAACCACGACGATAATCCTGATGATGATCAGAAGAGATACAACGGCGGCGGATTGAAAAATCAGGACAATTCCGATGTGGGTTTGCTGCTATTGCAGAGCGGTGGAATCTGGGAAGATGGGGATGACGACATTAATAGGTTCTTCTCTTCAAACCCAGACTGTAATAATATTGGTATTTGCCTTTTTGATAAATGA